In Drosophila santomea strain STO CAGO 1482 chromosome 2L, Prin_Dsan_1.1, whole genome shotgun sequence, a single window of DNA contains:
- the LOC120455356 gene encoding uncharacterized protein LOC120455356, translating to MPRPSTHDSISIELSNSSVTFEDDQCENLDEEFLQRKCFSLSPNLTRVQSVLLDYKQFKAACTIQRYFHGWQVRDHLRKLKKSAIIIQKWWRRFQAQRNLLYVAETALQSASLAHYETSATLIQTLYRGWWSRKHIFDLTMLKSVQNTLAEDLIHTLVKYLHSTKDSDMLPGVYTIRDSGTCLKTLEELMSTFGFRYYNAQACYKMSKTLSIVAQGRKAFTTTLHFTDIPYPGFNDRGFCSARQYSTMSLNTRDPDHFEFIHTFLSGRRKIGMTITAKFEQKMANLAEENRLNMLIKRDNKKKGFMKRIYHDMKNWHYSNGYRILPIRLFKTTEMSVVLESAQKTLESIFGELEPCVCPTNKDISYLINSLNDS from the exons atGCCAAGGCCCTCAACACATGACTCCATCTCGAT aGAATTGAGTAACTCATCAGTTACTTTTGAAGATGACCAATGCGAAAATCTAGATGAAGAGTTTCTGCAAAGGAAATGCTTTAGTTTATCCCCCAACTTAACAAG AGTACAGAGTGTTCTTTTGGACTACAAGCAGTTCAAGGCGGCTTGCACAATTCAGCGCTATTTTCACGGGTGGCAAGTTCGCGATCATTTAAGAAAACTTAAAAAGTCTGCgataattattcaaaaatggTGGCGTCGTTTCCAGGCTCAGAGAAATTTACTCTATGTTGCCGAAACGGCCTTGCAGTCGGCTAGCTTGGCCCATTACGAGACGTCTGCCACCCTGATTCAGACCCTCTATCGGGGGTGGTGGTCGCGAAAACACATCTTTGACCTTACCATGCTCAAGAGCGTGCAGAATACTTTGGCAGAGGACCTCATTCACACTTTGGTCAAGTACTTGCACTCGACCAAGGATTCCGATATGCTGCCTGGCGTTTACACTATACGAGACTCGGG CACTTGCCTGAAAACGTTGGAGGAGCTGATGTCAACATTTGGCTTTCGATATTATAATGCTCAAGCTTGCTACAAAATGAGCAAAACATTGTCAATAGTGGCACAAGGCCGAAAAGCGTTTACGACCACGTTACATTTCACGGATATACCATATCCCGGCTTTAATGATCGCGGATTTTGTAGCGCTCGACAGTACTCTACCATGTCATTGAATACGAGAGATCCAGATCATTTTGAATTCATTCACACATTTCTGTCCGGTCGTAGGAAAATAGGTATGACAATAACGGCTAAGTTCGAACAAAAAATGGCCAACCTTGCAGAGGAAAATC GCTTAAATATGTTGATAAAGAGGGACAACAAGAAAAAGGGCTTTATGAAACGGATTTATCATGACATGAAAAACTGGCATTATTCAAATGGGTATCGAATTCTTCCCATTAGATTGTTCAAAACTACTGAGATGTCCGTCGTCCTGGAAAGTGCTCAGAAAACTCTGGAATCAATTTTCGGTGAACTGGAGCCATGTGTTTGTCCAACGAACAAAGACATATCTTACCTTATAAATTCTCTTAATGATTCTTAA
- the LOC120455365 gene encoding uncharacterized protein LOC120455365 has product MFLQCPSVLRVSKHIAHDTSEFSSGSRQNTDTLSDCWLESNSSQDSCSGQSSRLKLALLDYKQFNAARTVQCHVRGFLTRRNLKRQIAAATTISRWWRGFWVRKSKFSFMQQLLQQRIIQYHHDMATKIQALFRGWMTRQYFQDFQGMKSLRIQYVEDMISSLYRKLHKMRKEHLLPGIYALRESDLLSKIEDLSCTFGYRFHNGRVRAAIAMKRSFINDRRHEFRKGNTYSKAPYPGPFIENLPDLELTLPKRMTPRLQRTILVYDKSMRDKYVQKVYMNYSTKRRMNMHVWRENMRNRFCKDFVKRIMAKRNMARNAYKYKSTKFYLDDLLTTADEYNCFCKPQVKEDSLCQ; this is encoded by the exons ATGTTCCTGCAATGTCCTTCGGTGTTGCGAGTCTCTAAACACATTGCACATGACACTAGCGAATTCAGTTCTGGAAGCCGTCAGAACACGGACACTTTGAGCGATTGCTGGTTGGAGTCAAATAGTAGTCAGGATTCCTGCTCCGGGCAATCTAGTCGTCTGAAACTTGCCCTCCTGGATTACAAACAGTTCAACGCTGCAAGGACCGTTCAGTGTCATGTGAGGGGATTTTTGACCAGAAGGAATCTTAAAAGGCAGATCGCTGCTGCCACCACTATTAGCAGGTGGTGGCGTGGCTTCTGGGTGCGCAAGTCAAAGTTCTCCTTTAtgcagcagctgttgcagcAGAGGATCATCCAGTACCACCACGATATGGCCACCAAGATCCAGGCCCTGTTCCGCGGGTGGATGACTCGCCAGTACTTCCAGGACTTCCAGGGCATGAAGTCGCTCCGAATACAGTATGTGGAAGATATGATTAGTTCGCTTTACAGAAAGCTCCACAAAATGCGAAAGGAACATTTGCTACCGGGAATTTATGCATTAAGAGAATCTGA CTTACTTAGTAAGATCGAGGACCTTTCGTGTACCTTTGGCTACCGCTTCCATAACGGACGAGTCCGAGCAGCCATTGCCATGAAGCGATCTTTCATAAACGACAGGCGACATGAGTTCCGAAAGGGAAATACCTATTCCAAAGCGCCTTATCCGGGACCCTTTATAGAAAACCTTCCCGACTTGGAACTTACATTGCCAAAGAGAATGACACCGCGCTTGCAGCGTACGATTTTGGTATATGACAAATCGATGAGGGATAAGTATGTACAGAAGGTGTACATGAACTATTCAACCA AACGCCGTATGAACATGCATGTGTGGCGAGAAAATATGCGAAATCGCTTTTGCAAGGATTTCGTGAAGCGCATTATGGCTAAAAGGAACATGGCACGAAACGCATATAAGTACAAAAGCACTAAATTCTATCTTGACGATCTTCTTACGACCGCCGATGaatataattgtttttgcaaGCCCCAGGTAAAAGAAGATAGCTTGTGCCAATAG